DNA from Paludisphaera mucosa:
TGCAAAAGATAGAAATGGTGGGTTTTCGCCTTTCTATCGGTCCAAACAAATCATCAGATCACTTCTAGGGGTAGCTGCCGCCGCCGATGATCGAAGAGGTGGATTGGCACACGTGTTTGATTTGCTGGACTATCATCCAATTGTTCGCCTTAGCTACATGTTTACTGAGATGGAAGAGGAGAGCCGGTCGGCGTATGAGACTCTCGATACATTTATTTCGAACATGAAGGATAAGAGCGGTAAGCCCAGGCTAGTCGGCAGTAATGTTGGTGAACGCATGGATGATTATATGAATAAATTTCCCGACAGGGAGGCGGACGTTCGCCTAGCGTGGCATAGCATGTTTGTCGACTCGGCCGCCGGAACCGGGCCGGTTGAACTTGAATATGATTTCAGTAATTCGAATTTCACGATTGGTTCCGCACTAATGTACGAACAGATTTCTCTATTAGAGGCGGCAGGCATGCGAACGCATTTTGAAGTCGCGTTAAGCAAGCGTCGGCATGAGAATAAATACCTGGGTGTCGATGATGCAAGCTCTGGTGAACAGGCAGTCGTGTTGGTAGTCCTTGGCATCGCAAGCCAGATTTCGGACGACAGTTTGATAATAATTGACGAGCCCGAGATCGGTCTACATCCGGAATGGCAGGCGAGGTATTTGGATTTACTCAACAATACTTTCATGGGTTACAAGGGCTGTCATTTTCTCCTGGCCACCCACTCGCCGCAAATCGTAGCTCAGATAAGGGGAAATGGCTTCGTGGTGAGCATGGACGACGTTCCGTCCATTGAATCCTCAAAGGAGTATTCGAAGAGGTCGGCGGACTTCCAACTCGCCAGGCTGTTCGATGCACCGGGGTTCCGCAATGAATATTTGGCCAGAGAGGCGATGACGGCATTGATGCAAATTAATCGCAATCAGAGTGAAACGACGGACTTCGAGTCAAGATTCGAGATACTGAGTAACGTCAGAGGTCTGCTTTCGGACGA
Protein-coding regions in this window:
- a CDS encoding AAA family ATPase is translated as MKSAKPMKVIATTITPFDRFPIFEVDGLDRDNLDPRFDTKDNVYIYLGAKDRNGGFSPFYRSKQIIRSLLGVAAAADDRRGGLAHVFDLLDYHPIVRLSYMFTEMEEESRSAYETLDTFISNMKDKSGKPRLVGSNVGERMDDYMNKFPDREADVRLAWHSMFVDSAAGTGPVELEYDFSNSNFTIGSALMYEQISLLEAAGMRTHFEVALSKRRHENKYLGVDDASSGEQAVVLVVLGIASQISDDSLIIIDEPEIGLHPEWQARYLDLLNNTFMGYKGCHFLLATHSPQIVAQIRGNGFVVSMDDVPSIESSKEYSKRSADFQLARLFDAPGFRNEYLAREAMTALMQINRNQSETTDFESRFEILSNVRGLLSDDDPVAEMIDAVTTAYELRKDRG